The sequence AGTTTCGCAAGACGGCCAAAGTTTGGGAGTATCATCGTCTgtccacaaacaaaaaaaaaaaggtcaaagaagaaagaaagcaaacGATTTATTTACTGATCAATAGCAAAAGAAGAGCCAATGAAATATGACACGCGAGAAAGGCTTacaaatttctctctctcttttgagcCTGTTTCAATCTTGTTCCGTCCACAGATCATAACAACAGGACCTGACAGTTTATCAAACATTTCCTGAACTTTGTCTACAAACTCATTTCGTTTTGACTTAGGTACAGCTCTGGACATCCACTGGGACAAGTCGGGAAAATAGACGATAAGTGGTTGCGTGGATTGCAAAACCTACAAACACAGGacaacaaaatgaaataaattaacGCCACTTCAAGTTGTATGTGTCGTGGTGAAAGTGTATGCTAACAGCATTCAAAGTCAAGCTACATTAGACTTCACATCTTAGGGCAGATATATCATAAATTTCCAGCTGAAATACCCAGCATATGTTGAACAATCCATATATTTCAGTTTCAtattaaactaaatataatgcaCTAACTACTGCTGGTTTTATCTGGTCTGAACTATCATATAAGCCTATGTACAATATTAACTGAAAAGcaacacattttcttttttttttgtagcttcCACATGAAATACCTCACTTAAAGCCTCCATGGCGATATAGCCATCTTCTGCCTGCATATCCAAATCATGCTTTAGGTCTCCAACTGCACAGACAATATATAAGTTAGCTACAACTACGTAAAATGTCAATTGTCTACATACAGATTCTCTAAATATACAACAATCACACATCAAGCATATAGGATACCATCTATCCAGTGCATATGTAGCTTATGGAAAGGTTTCTTCTCGTTTTCCTCTGACGAAGTATCACCTCCATTGTCAAATATGACCGCAACCCGGTTTCCACTCACCTCATAAACCTCTCCACGTTGTCCGCTAGATAATGGCCTGTAGgtatataaattttggttgaAAACAAAGCATAGGACATCTACTACCCTTCATCCATAATATTTAGCATGCCATGGAAGTTTATTACTTCCAGAGCTCTATGAGTTAAAAATGTGTTCCAAAAAGATCAAATGTTCAGATATTACATTTGCAGGTATGTCAAATTGATGAGGAAACCATGGAAAGTATACTATTATTAGATACAGTATCATCAACCTAGTGATGATATTCATTAGCACGCAAAAACTAGTCATTTAGTTAAGCAAAGGTAATGTGAGTTGCAGAGCTCACAAATAAATGAATACGTCATACAGAAAACAGTCATGGCAGCAGTTTCATACACATCCAATCCTACACCAGAACTACTCAAACTAAATGCACTTAAATCATTACCAAAAGCATATCCAAACAATCACATTTAAGGTCCATGTGGCAGTTGATGAGAAAAATTCTACTAATATGAATAGGCAGAGCAAGCAGAGATCAAGTCAAATAATATGAGACAGTCATAAATATTATAGCGTAATATTCTTCAGCAATTTGTGTTGAACATTTAAATCTTAAGTACAATGTTAGAGAATAATTATCACACAAATGAATCTGTAAACTACCTGTGCTTTGCATCACCCTTCTTCGAAGACCCAACATATTTTACTCGATCTCCTGCAAACAATGTAAACACAAATAGAAATGAGGAAAAAGGACAGCACAAAGAGAACTTAGTAGTCTGACAAATAGATGAGGTAAGAGTGAATGACTACGAGAGAAAGCCAACACCAAGAACAATATGGGTAGATAGGATAAAAGTTACTAAATCAAACTGATACATTCAAGTCTGCCTAGCACTGATAATGATGAAGATGCCTTCTAGAGccttgattttgatgattaCCTTTCTTTGCTGGTCGCCTGGCTTTATCAGAATGCTCAACAGCTGCCGCTTCACCAGAACTATGTAATTCCTCAGCTACTAACTGCCAAAATTTAGAGCAGATGAGAATATATTCAGCGATTTCTGATACTCAATTTAACGCaatcagcaaaaaaaacaatcagtACAGACTAAATATTCTGAATCTCACTTAATGCAATCATACCTTTTCAAACTCCTCAAGTTTTGGAACAATTTTCTTGATTGCTTCCTCAGAAACCTCGAGGCAAGCTTCATCATTTTCACTCCCATCTGTTTTCGCTTCGGAATCCTCCTCATTATTAGCACCAGATTCGTCTTCAGCTTCAGACTCTGTCGTGCTCTCATCTGCTTCCGCGTCTGCATTCTCACCATCTGATTCAGAATCTTCGTTGTAGTCATCAGCAAAATCCTGATCCCGAATCAACAAAGATTACATAAACACAcggaaaacagaaaaaaaaatggtggaaTGTAATTAGCAAATTACTCATAAGAATCTCACATATGGGGCAAGAACACTGCTGTCAAGTATCAACAGGGGAGCTTGTACATCTCGAGCAAGTGCTCTTACCAACCTCTCCCGGTAAAGCTCAGTACCtgaataaacaacaaaaaatttccTGGTCATCTAACATTTCCTAGATAATTATACTTTGATTACAGAGACGCAACATCAAATACTGATCTTCTTTTTTACTATAGTCAAAAGCAAACCTGGAACACTCTGCAGCAATATTCTCCCACTTGAAGAATCTAAACGGGCACCATATATGGAAGTGGCATTCTTCTGCCTTATATGTGAGGTAACACATTCCACCAAAATATTTTTCGTGTGGTCACTGTGAAAGTAGCATAACCAGAATCCATAAGTGGAAAtgcagaagaaaaacaaaataacagagaaaaaagacatgttgtagattattattactggATATAGTAAGGGAAGGTCTCCCACGAAAGCTGTAATTTTTCCCAAGGTTGGACTCTCCGTAAGAATTCGTTTTTGAATCTTTCTCGTCTATTAAGCAAAGGTGACTCCTTCTTTTTGCATTCACTTGCAAGCTTCTCATTATTGAGCCATTCTATTTGGTCCTGTTCTCCAAGTTGAGCATGAGAATCTAAATGCCCAACACCGCTATTACTTTTCTCCTTACCGGTCTTTCCATCATCTACACCATTCCCTTTGTTCAAAGAGATATGTTTATCCTCACTAGCATTCCTTCCATCACCTTCAGAACTAAAACTACGCAACTGGCTATTCTTCAAATTACTTAAACAATTTCCCGAGGTAACAGTACCAACGCGGGGATAAAAAGAACCAAGGAGAGACTTTCTTGTCAAATTTGCACTTCTGGTTAAATGATCTGTGAATCCATAAGATCTGGAGACGGTATAGTTGCGAATGGCTGGCCTAACTAAGTATTTGGCTTGCTGCAATAACAAACTCCATCTCTGGTTCCTCTTTAATGCCCTCGTGTACATCACAAAGTCCCTTCTTCTCAAAATCCAATATtactacaaacaaacaaacaaaacatatgtcATTGATTTTGCAGGGTCCATTTCTTGTACCACCTAACCTATCTATATGCATTGAAACATGTAATTACACCacattaaaaaaccaaaaccgagaTAAGGACCAATGCATAAAACATGCTCGGGTAAAGACACACAgattctaaataaataaaaagattcttTCGACTTGAGGAATAGCTCACACACTTCAAGAACAGAACATACATTAAATTAAGGAAATGATTTTATCGCATAATGGCAAAATCCTATGTAACAAAAAACGCAATGAAATATTGGCATCAAGATAGAAACAATGGTTATTCAGGTAATATCGTCAAGAGATAATACAAAACACGAACCTTGTTCTAACAGAGATGGACAAAACCAGTTCTATTCATTCCCCAAGCTCTAAGGATACAAATTCAATCAGGCTTGAAGCAAAGAGCAGACgtaattaaggaaagagataggGTGAAGGTTAGAAAGAGTATCCCgacaaaggagagagagagaagaccgATCTGAGTAGGTTCTTCTGAAGAAGCTATGGGTTTCGCGAGCTCAGCTCCGTCGATACAGTTATGTCGTTTTGACGCAGAATTGCTAATCATATGGATATGGGCCGAAACTTTACAGGCCCATTAAACATTTAGAGTCGGTTTAGATAAAAAGCCCTAAAAATTATCGGATTTTACAATCGTACCCCTCAGTTAAAGCCGCGCTTATCTCGAACAagggagagagaaaagaagcgtttggggaaaaaaatcaatcgaaacgaaaaccctaggagagagaaaacaaaatctacacGGAGAGGCTTATGGCGACAGCGAATCCTGGCCGTGGAGGTGGTGGTAGAAGAGGCGGTGGACCGATGGATGACGATAAGTTGGTATTCGAGACGACGGAAGGGATCGAGCCCATCACGAGCTTCAATGATATGGGTATTAAGGAAGATGTGCTTCGCGGTGTTTACGAATACGGTTTCGAGAAGCCTTCTGCGATCCAGCAGAGGGCGGTTATGCCGATTCTTCAAGGGCGAGATGTTATTGCTCAAGCTCAGTCTGGTACTGGGAAGACATCTATGATTGCTCTCTCCGTTTGCCAAGTCGTTGACACTTCCTCTAGAGAGTATGTTTCTCTGTTCCATTTCGCTggcgaaaccctaatttcaaaatttgaaatttactTGCTTTACTCGGATTGTTCATTTTCTCGACCCCTTATGCTCGGATTTGcatttttaggttttgtttcttatcaATTTTTGGTTGGTTGGTTCTGGCTTTTCTATTAGAGTGATTGGATGATACTTTATTTCAAGCTGCAAGATATTTTGTAAAGgttttaattatcgatttggtaTCTCTGATGACTGCAGGGTTCAGGCCTTGATATTATCTCCGACAAGAGAGCTGGCTACACAAACAGAGAAGACGATACAAACAATCGGATTACATGCTAATATTCAGGCACATGCATGCATCGGTGGGAAGAGCGTTGGAGAAGACATCAGGAAGCTGGAGCATGGTGTCCATGTTGTGTCTGGGACACCTGGTCGTGTCTGTGACATGATTAAGAGGAGAAGTCTACGAACCAGAGCTATTAAACTGCTGATTCTTGATGAGTCTGATGAAATGCTGAGCAGAGGGTTCAAGGACCAAATCTATGATGTTTACAGATATCTTCCACCCGATCTTCAGGTGCAATTTCGCtactaaaatttatttgctgGCTAACTCGTATTTTTTAGCTGTTATGTCATTGGATTGATAGGATTTTCATGTGTTAAAAATCTTCCATTCTATGATAATTCAATTCTAATACGTTTGTTTATAGGTTTGCTTGGTGTCTGCAACTCTTCCTCACGAGATTTTGGAGATGACATCCAAGTTTATGACAGAGCCAGTGAAGATACTTGTGAAGCGTGATGAGTTGACTCTTGAAGTATGTTTCTGCTTCTGTGTGCTCTTTGATAGTTATAGTCTACAGTAGGGTCAAATTCATACTCTTCACTGGCTAacttttgtaaaatcttttcagggaatcaaacaattttttgttgctgttgagaaGGAGGAGTGGAAGTTTGATACACTCTGTGATCTTTATGACACACTTACTATCACTCAAGCTGTTATCTTCTGCAATACAAAACGAAAGGTAATTCTGGTTCTCATCCTAAGCTATGCTATGGTACCTATTTTAAACGTTTTAGCTGatctagtattttaattttgttaaaattaagcTCCTAGCGCTGTTATCTTAACTTTATTTGCAACCTCATAAATGCTCAAAATTTTATACATTTCTGTGAATATGTAGGTGTTTATTCCTAAAAGAAATTAGCAATACAACTCCATTTCTCAAGAGTACTTGCAATCTGTACCCACCTGCAAATATCTAGTACATTATTTGGCCTCCTAATATATTGTGTGATGCTGTATACCATTCCTGATGCTTATTCCTAAAAGAAACTAACAATACAACTCCACTGCTCAAGAGTACTTGCAATCTGTACTCATCTGCAGATATCTAGTAGATTATTTGGCATCCTAGTCTATCTTGTGATGCTGTATACCAATCCTGATGCTTTTTGGACTTCTTTGACTAGGGTTTACTTCTTAAATTACGGtttcttttcaatattattAACTCTATCTCTGTATTTGTTATAGGTGGAATGGCTAAGTGAGAAAATGAGAAGTAACAACTTCACAGTCTCATCAATGCACGGGGACATGCCTCAGAAGGAGAGAGACGAGATCATGAATCAGTTTCGGTCAGGTGACAGTCGTGTTTTGATCACAACAGATGTATGGGCACGTGGGATTGATGTGCAGCAAGTAAGTCATTACTTATCCGCTATATCATGTGTAAATAACAATGCacgaagaaaaaaatgtcaatttcTGTTACTAAAGGTCTCAGAATATGTGACATATTCTTATGATATAGTTGAATTGACATGAGAATCTTTCTTTTATCAGGTTTCTCTTGTCATCAATTATGATCTCCCCAACAACCGTGAGCTCTACATCCATCGCATTGGTCGGTCTGGTCGTTTTGGGCGTAAGGTATGTAATTTATAGTATTTGCGTTGTTTGTTTACTGTTGACATAGCGCACACACTTCTGAACTAGATTTCTTTGCCCGGAGATACTAAATGTATATATCTTTAACCAACCTGATGGTTATCATTTTAGGGTGTTGCAATCAACTTTGTTAAAAGCGACGATATCAAGATCCTCCGAGACATTGAGCAGTACTACAGTACCCAGATTGATGAGATGCCAATGAATGTAGCTGATCTCATCTAGAAGACCTTGTCTCTGAGATTTTTGTGCTTTCAGCGGGAAGTGTCTGGGATGAGAAAGTGTTGTTCAAAGCTTCTGTCAAATTATTGCGCTATTTTATGGTGTGATTCACTCAATACCTCCTACTACCccctttgatgttttttttttgagtttttttgttggctctTTTGAACACTTAAAAACTCACATGTGGTAAATGTTTAATGGCTTGAGAAGCGATTTAAGGTTAGGTTTGCACCGtatggtttttcttttcctcgtAATCGATTGTGACGTTTTGATTGCGAGTCAAAATCTCTCGAGTATCATTTACTTGTAAGACTTTTTTGGTCGACAGTTGAAAAAATGGTtcatgtttcttaattttttttgtaaaactttggATTAATTGTAAAACGAAAGCAAGCTTTTCAAGTAATCTATCATAAACGCAAAACTAGTAAAACCAATTATCATCCTTGGAAGAGTTTTTACCATCCGCCTGATTATAATCGTCTTCGTCATCATCAAAGTCTTGATTATGATCGTAATCTCCAtgatcagattcttcttcaccttgtgattcctcctcttcttcatcatcatcttcttcttcttctttttcttcctcgcCCTGAGCCTtaagatcttcttctttctcttcctctccctgaGCCTTAAGATACCGAGCTTCAAGCTCTTCAAGAACATCCAATTTCTGCAGATCTTGCCTCCACTTAGCTCTCTTGACAGGCCGTTGTCTTGGAGTGTCTCCGAGAAGTTCTTTAGGAAAGTTATCAGGTCTAAGAATAAGGTAAtcatagaaagaagaagacttgcTCTTCTTGGGCTTCAACGTGTCTGAATAATACCTCTCAATGTCCAAACTAGCATTCTCTGTCTTAGGAACAACATCGCCTAGGTGATAGGTCGAGTTCCTCCAAAACTTATTGAAATTAAGGTAGCTCAACACTAACTCCGAGTCTGTAGAGATAGATTTCGGATCAGGTAACGTGATTTCAGGGTAAATCACAAAACGATTACGGACAACTACATGGCCAGGGGGAGGAGGACGCTTATTTCTCCGCGACATCTACGAGGTGCCCAAAATTCACCGATCGGAAAGAATCCCACCTGAGATCAAAACCACGCGCTCCTCCAATTGAGAAAGATTCTGCTTCTCTCTGGTCCAAGTCTCGTTCTCGTCTTGTCCGTGCTTGGTTGGTTTAggttatatataataacatcagagaattccaccaaaaaaatggaaattatataaaaaaaatcaggatTCCAATAACCATCAGCTGGTTTTGATGGTTTAAACGGTTCATACCGAACCAATTTCGCCAATTGAACCGGAAGTAGATGCACATAAAACGACGGTCGTTTTTGTTCGTAGTTTTGTCAGCGCGATACGGAACTCGAGACTCTCTCTAGTTCATCTTTCCCACTGTTGTCGCTGGTCAATCGTCGGAGATTAATTCGGGTGATCGGCGATGGAGAACACGGACGCCTTCTTGGGCCTTCATGATTTTCTCGAACGTATGCGCAAACCTTCCGCTGGAGATTTCGTCAAATCCATTAAAAGGTCCCCTTTCTTCGATGCAGATCCACCTTAGCTTTTAGTAGATGTCCATATTTTTTGCGTTTTTAGGTTAATTTGCACTTGGTGATGATGCATGTTagctagatgatgatgatttgttataaaattaaCGTGATTTGCTAAAGCATATGTTTCTTGTGATTTCAATTTCTGAAGCTTAGATCttagtttattattttggttgtctcttcttcatttgaggGCAATTGGATCTTTTTAGTAGGCT comes from Camelina sativa cultivar DH55 chromosome 19, Cs, whole genome shotgun sequence and encodes:
- the LOC104767657 gene encoding uncharacterized protein LOC104767657, which translates into the protein MYTRALKRNQRWSLLLQQAKYLVRPAIRNYTVSRSYGFTDHLTRSANLTRKSLLGSFYPRVGTVTSGNCLSNLKNSQLRSFSSEGDGRNASEDKHISLNKGNGVDDGKTGKEKSNSGVGHLDSHAQLGEQDQIEWLNNEKLASECKKKESPLLNRRERFKNEFLRRVQPWEKLQLSWETFPYYIHDHTKNILVECVTSHIRQKNATSIYGARLDSSSGRILLQSVPGTELYRERLVRALARDVQAPLLILDSSVLAPYDFADDYNEDSESDGENADAEADESTTESEAEDESGANNEEDSEAKTDGSENDEACLEVSEEAIKKIVPKLEEFEKLVAEELHSSGEAAAVEHSDKARRPAKKGDRVKYVGSSKKGDAKHRPLSSGQRGEVYEVSGNRVAVIFDNGGDTSSEENEKKPFHKLHMHWIDVGDLKHDLDMQAEDGYIAMEALSEVLQSTQPLIVYFPDLSQWMSRAVPKSKRNEFVDKVQEMFDKLSGPVVMICGRNKIETGSKEREKFTMILPNFGRLAKLPLPLKRLTEGLTGRKTSEDNDIYKLFTNVMSLLPPKEEDNLVVFNKQLGEDRRIVISRSNLNELLKVLEENELLCTDLYQVNTDGVILTKQRAEKVIGWARNHYLSTCPSPSVKEGRLILPRESIEISVKRLQAQEDISRKPSHNLKNIAKDEYETNFVSAVVAPGEIGVKFDDVGALEHVKKTLNELVILPMRRPELFTRGNLLRPCKGILLFGPPGTGKTLLAKALATEAGANFISITGSTLTSKWFGDAEKLTKALFSFASKLAPVIIFVDEVRNCLALLMR
- the LOC104765843 gene encoding DEAD-box ATP-dependent RNA helicase 2 — translated: MATANPGRGGGGRRGGGPMDDDKLVFETTEGIEPITSFNDMGIKEDVLRGVYEYGFEKPSAIQQRAVMPILQGRDVIAQAQSGTGKTSMIALSVCQVVDTSSREVQALILSPTRELATQTEKTIQTIGLHANIQAHACIGGKSVGEDIRKLEHGVHVVSGTPGRVCDMIKRRSLRTRAIKLLILDESDEMLSRGFKDQIYDVYRYLPPDLQVCLVSATLPHEILEMTSKFMTEPVKILVKRDELTLEGIKQFFVAVEKEEWKFDTLCDLYDTLTITQAVIFCNTKRKVEWLSEKMRSNNFTVSSMHGDMPQKERDEIMNQFRSGDSRVLITTDVWARGIDVQQVSLVINYDLPNNRELYIHRIGRSGRFGRKGVAINFVKSDDIKILRDIEQYYSTQIDEMPMNVADLI
- the LOC104765842 gene encoding glutamic acid-rich protein-like, whose product is MSRRNKRPPPPGHVVVRNRFVIYPEITLPDPKSISTDSELVLSYLNFNKFWRNSTYHLGDVVPKTENASLDIERYYSDTLKPKKSKSSSFYDYLILRPDNFPKELLGDTPRQRPVKRAKWRQDLQKLDVLEELEARYLKAQGEEEKEEDLKAQGEEEKEEEEDDDEEEEESQGEEESDHGDYDHNQDFDDDEDDYNQADGKNSSKDDNWFY